The sequence TGCGGCCCACCAGTGGGCGTACCCTGGGGAGGCGCGCCTTCTTCTGGGGGCTGGGGACTGGGGACTGGAGACTGGAGACTGGAGACTGGAGACTGGATCAGATGAATCTCGTAGAACGGCTCGTGGCCGACGGCAAGACCGGCCTCTACATCGGCGGGGAATGGCGCCAGGGTTCGGCCGGCGGGACGATCGATGTGCGCGATCCTGCCTCGGAGGAGATCGTGGCGTCGGTCGCCTCGGCGAGTCCCGAGGATGCGCTCGCCGCAGTTGCCGCCGCGCACGACGCCTTTGAAGACTGGGCCGACCGTGCTCCCCGGGACCGGGGTGAAATCCTCCGCAAGGCATTCGAACTCCTCCTCGATCGCGAGAAGGACTTTGCCGAACTGATCGTCACCGAGAACGGCAAGGCGTTCCCCGATGCGATCGGCGAGGTGCGGTACGGGGCCGAGTTTTTTCGGTGGTTCTCGGAGGAGGCGGTGCGCAATCGCGGCGAGATGTATCGGGCGCCGGCGGGCGACAAGCGGGTCTTCGTCGTGTACCAGCCGATCGGGGTGTCACTCCTGGTGACGCCGTGGAACTTCCCAATGGCAATGGGCACTCGCAAGATCGGACCTGCCCTGGCGGCTGGGTGCCCGGTGGTCCTCAAGCCGGCCTCCGATACACCGCTCACCGCCCTGGCCCTGGCTGACCTCCTCGAAGAGGCTGGGTGCCCGCCAGGGGTAGTGAACGTGATTCCGTCCTCGTCCTCCTCTGCGGTGGTCAACACCGCGATGGCAGACAGCCGGGTGCGCAAGCTGTCGTTCACGGGATCGACCGAGGTGGGAAGAGTGCTGCTGGGGGAGGCAGCGAAGAGGGTGCTCAGCGTGTCGATGGAGCTCGGGGGGAACGCTCCCTTCCTCGTGCTGGGAGACGCCGACCTCGACGCCGCCGTCATCGGAGCGGTGCAGGCGAAGATGCGCAACGCCGGTGAAGCATGCACCGCGGCGAATCGGTTTTACGTGCACTCCACGGTGGCGGACGAGTTCGCCTCTCGGCTGTCGGCAGCCATGGAGTCGATGCAGGTTGGGGGAGGCATGGAGCGGGGTACCGAGGTGGGTCCGCTGATCAATGCCTCGGCTCGCGACAAGGTCGC is a genomic window of Acidimicrobiia bacterium containing:
- a CDS encoding NAD-dependent succinate-semialdehyde dehydrogenase; protein product: MNLVERLVADGKTGLYIGGEWRQGSAGGTIDVRDPASEEIVASVASASPEDALAAVAAAHDAFEDWADRAPRDRGEILRKAFELLLDREKDFAELIVTENGKAFPDAIGEVRYGAEFFRWFSEEAVRNRGEMYRAPAGDKRVFVVYQPIGVSLLVTPWNFPMAMGTRKIGPALAAGCPVVLKPASDTPLTALALADLLEEAGCPPGVVNVIPSSSSSAVVNTAMADSRVRKLSFTGSTEVGRVLLGEAAKRVLSVSMELGGNAPFLVLGDADLDAAVIGAVQAKMRNAGEACTAANRFYVHSTVADEFASRLSAAMESMQVGGGMERGTEVGPLINASARDKVAELVDEAAMEGSVLTGGKAPDRKGYFYLPTVIKDVARSAGILATEIFGPVAPIVRFDDIDDAVEQANGTDLGLISYVFTGDERIGLSIAERLEAGMVALNRGLISDPATPFGGVKESGLGREGSHHGMQEFLETKYIGANW